Below is a genomic region from Equus caballus isolate H_3958 breed thoroughbred chromosome X, TB-T2T, whole genome shotgun sequence.
cagaaggaagggaggaaggaattcCTCCTTGTCTAGCAacagttcagccaatgagagacgGCCATAACTCACCAATGAAAACTCACTAGACTTCGAACTTCCAAGTTTCTCCAATGGACTCTTTGTATATAACAGCCCCACCCAACTTCATAAGAGAatgttttcctcctttgtttctctggaCATGCCTGTGGTTTGCCACAGACCACATGTCACCGATTGCAGTTCCTTGTTGTTCCCGAATGAATCCATTTTTctggtaaaataactggttgTTTGTTTTAGGTcaacatgctacaacacagatgagaCTTGAGGACATggtgctaagtaaaataagcgaGACACGAAAAggcaaatgctgtatgattccacttacacaaGGTACTTGGAGTAGTCaaagtcatagagacagaaagtaggatgatAGGTGCCAGGGTTTGGGAAAAGGtggaatgaggagttattgtttaatgggtatagtttCGGtattgcaagatgaaaagaattctgaagatggatgatggtgatggttgtacaacaataaGAAGTGGTATGTGCATTTAAAACTGGTtaggatgataaattttatgttatgtttattttaccgcaataaaaaaatatatcttattaaaaaaagacactagatgaacagaaatgaagaatgcctttgatgggctcatgaATAGATTGGACCCAGCTGAGGATAGAATGAGCGAGCTTGAAGAAACATCAAcggaaacttccaaaactgaaatgtAAAGAGAACAAAGGCTGAAAAAGAAATGTGGGACAAGTGCAAAAGGTGAAACATATGCAGTAGTGGAATgccagaaggggaagaaagagagaaaggaacagaagaaatatttgaagtgataATGGCTGAGAACAATCCCAAATTAGTGATAGACATCAAATCACAGATTCAGGAAGCTTAGAGAACACCAAGTAggataaaaaaccaaaaaaaaaaaagaaatctatatcCAGACATATCACATTcgaactgcagaaaatcaaagagaaagaaaacttgaaagaagccagagggaaccCAAAGTGTGAGAGGAATCCCTTCTGTTATTTCtcttgtcaacttaaaaagccaatttgcctgttattttatctcaaaatgagtttattcaggaatggccaaaagaattgcaatttgggatgtgcatgctatagcaaaccacaggcaaatccGGAAAAGAAGAGGGGGGGAggtgcttttatagagaaaaaggggaagtAGGGAgaggctgttctaaaggaaaatcCTTCGGTggaagtaacagttcagggcagcatagcttctcattggctgagctgtggcatttctcattggctgggctgttgctggatgaggagagaaatcttccttcagtagtaaagtagttttacttcctgtccaagGTGCAGGAATCCACCTCTTCCTTTTTGGTGTCATTGAGGACATATGATAGGACCTTacagctccccctacaggccttcctgactccaattcaatttagttaaggtttcttttattaatttccatactctctctctctgttcctgcCACTTGGCCAGCAAGTCAGACCCATTGAAGGGAAGTGCACAGTACTGTCAGGAGATTAGAGACCCATCTCCTAGCTAGAGGACCACAAGGGCGTCCCCTGGGAGCCAGAGAGTGTGGCGAAGGAGTTTTGTTCCAAACAGTTTTAGCTGTCCATGACCAGTGTCGATGACGTGTGGTGCAGCTGTTCTGAGCGGAAAGTGCCAGAGCTGGCCCCACCCCGGGCTGTGTCATACTCAGTGCTGTCAGGTGTGCTCCCAGGCTCAGCAGTCGTTTGGATTCCATCACTTGCAGCAGCTTGCAAAGGCAGCATGGTGAGTTTTCCTTCAGGAGGAGGCCAAAGCTTCCAGGAGCAGTTCTGGAAAACCAAGATCAAAAAGCTCTCCCCTGCACCACATATCCCTCAGTGTCGGGATTTGTTTTTCCTCCATCATTACAAAATCAGCCTGTCCCACACAGTGATCAAATTTACATTGTTTCCATCATCCCCTCTTCTCCCCCAGATCCTTTTGTCTGGAAGGATTGTATGCAAGAGGGTCAAAGGCATTTTCACAGACAAACATTGTCATACAAGTGAGCCAGAAAGACATGTCATATTCAGGGTGTGGTCAGGATGAAATCCTAACATTTCAATGATTTTCAAAACGGATTTACATAACCCTTTTCATCCTGATTGCTTATCCAGTGAGGGGTGGAGAAGAGGGCAAGGCCTTTCTGGGGACAGCTCCCTTAACACTCACACTGCCTGGTGCATGCACCAGGAGAAAGGTGAGGGAAACAGCCAGGCAGTCAGTCCTTGCTGCAAACTGCGACCAACCTGTCTAGTCAAAGGCAGAGGAATGTCCTGAGAGGGGGTCTGAGTGGAATCTGTCTGGTGTGCATGGAGGGCTCCCAGTCCGCATGATGGGCCTGCCCCCAATGTACAACTTGCACAGGCATCCCAAGTTAGGAGTGCAATCATCCACCTCGGAAATGCAGTGCCCACGAGCAGCTCCATCTCACTTGGTCCCATTTGATATCAAGCCCTTTGTTGCGGGCATCTGCAAAAGATCCAGATGGTGCAGGACAGCACTCAAGAAGCTTTGACAGATTCAGGCCCCACAGAGGGGCGTCCCAAATCCACAACAGTCCCAGAGTCCAAGACCTGTTCGTTGAGCTTGGCCCGCTTTCCGTCCAGCACAGTTCAtgctgaggctcaaagaggccATCGTGGGCAGTTTTAGGTTTTAGTTTAGAGTTAAAGTTGGTCAATTAGGATTTGTCAGTTTGAGGTCCAAAAGAAAATCAGTGGCTTTTCTGCAGCAGCAGGAAAGCTGAGACGCTGCAAGGCCAGGCCACGAAGGTCCAGGTCCAAGTGACAAGCTGTCCTAAGCCCTTTCTGCCTTGTCAGCCTTAGAGTCCCTCCCAATTGACGCCTGAAAAACACACACCTCAGGTCAGATGATCATCAGCCTCTAAGGGTCAGACACGTGATTTCACAAGAGCTCATTAGCCAACTGTAGGGGTTTTGAGGGATTGGGGGCTGACCCAGGAAGAAGAGATGACCAGGAGAGGCAGCAACACAACACCAGATTTACAGGATGGTGCCTCAACAGGGTTGCATTAGAGGGGAGTCCCTCACAGAATGAGATCATCCTGGGGTTTATGGGTCAGGAGGGCACTATCAGAAGGGGAGCGCTATGGTCTCAATGTTTGTGTCCACtcaaatgcatatgttgaaaccctaacccacaaagatgatggtattacgaggtggggcctttgggaggtgcttaaatcatgagggtagagcccccaTGGATGGGAGTCACCTTATATAAGAGGTCCCAGGGAGATTCCCAgccctttccaccatgtgaggacacagtgagaaggtggcagCTAGGGACCAGGAGGAGGGCCCTCACCCCACCATgctggcgccttgatcttggacttccagcctccagaacggtgagaaataaatttgcgTTGTTtctaagctacccagtctgtggtattttgttacatcAGCAGGACCGGGCTAAGGGGGGAAGGCAAGGGAGCTGTTAGGAGAGAGGCATCAGAGAGGCGGCCCACATGTCAAAACAATGTCACTCAGCAGCTCGGGGAGTGGCCTTGGGTCTTAGGACCACAAGGCTGTATCTTATCTTTTCTTAGCAGATGTGTGTTGAGGTTTGGCAGGTTCTAAAGGGCCAAAAATCCACTAGTATGAGCACCGTGTGAAATAACTGGACATGTGATAATTTGGGTTGGGGGCTGGCAGGTTTTTAAGCCAACAGGACGCAGATTGCTGtcaagaaatatacaacctaGGGGCCCATATACACAGGTCATCCATCCTTGGATCATTTGTATAACACTACCTGAACACTGCTTTTTAAAGCTCTACAAGTCTATCTCTATCTTGAGACGGCCTCTCTTTCCCAAGTTGTCTTCCTATTTCCAGGGGCTCCAATAAGCAAAAATCATCAGGAGACTTGTTCTGTTTCCAATCCTCAAAGAGTTTACAccagagagagagactgattgAGACTGACTTTAACACCACAATTCCTACCGGGATAACGTCCCTAAAGGAGAGTAAGGCTCGTGGAAATCCCTAGAATCCAGGCCTCCCTGTCTAAGGCAAGAAGGGGAGGCCGACTGCTAACAAGGCTTGCACATGGATCCTTTAGAAAGGCACATTTCAGCCAGTGGTCCCCGTGCCATTTTTAGCCTCTAAGGACGCGTTCCCTGGCGTGCTCTTAGCCCTGGACCACTACAGAATGAGACGTGACCAGACAACAAAGACTCTCCTTTGGTGCTTGTCCTGCAGTGTGCCAGTGGCTTCACGGCAGAAAGAAGGGCCCCCTCTGGGGGTGAGGCTGTGGGCCCCATTCCAGCTCTACTTCTTCCTCAGGGTGGAAGCTGGGCCTGTGATTCCATCTGCCAAGCCTAGGCTGGGCCTTTCCTGGTACCTGCCAGGGACTGTGCTGAAGAGCAAATGGCACAGACCCTCAGAGCACTTGCACAGGCACTGTGACGCAGGAGGTTGCGTCCTCCACGACTGCTCCTATCATTACTGTTACAATGCAGAGCTGTGTTCAAGGACACTAAACCCCACCCAGCTCCTGGTGACACAGAACTTCCTTCATTCCAACATGCATACTGGGGACCGGGTTCACATGATGGTCTCTGCCATGTTCATGCTCAaggtcctccttcctagtctgGAGGAGGAGACCGATGCACCGAACATCACAGTGGGGCAGGGGCACTATGACTGGGACTGGACATGGCAGCTGGGCTGTGGGAACCCCAGGGAAGGAGCTGTGAGGGGGACCTGGGATAGGAGAAAGGCCTTACTGAGGAGGTCTTGGAGTGGGACCCTGACATGCTGAGGGGCCTCTGGACAGAGAAGAGCATTGCCACAGAGGGAGTAGCAGGAGGACCTTTCCTGACAGGAGCTCCCAGTATGTCAAACAATAGCACCAGGGGCCCAGTGGGGCTGGAGCTCAGAAGATGGTGAGTGAAAGCGGCTGGAGGGCCTCTGGGCTGGCAGAAGCCTGAGTAGGTAAGAGGAACGCAGTGGCCGGGAGACTGGAAAGGGCATGCCTTGGATGTCATGAGGGCCTGTGTCTGAGCCATGGCTGAGAGAGACACCTCAGGTGTGAGGTAGACCAATTGCAGGGGTACGGCTGGtgcccaggagggagggagatcaGTAAAGAGGCAGCACCCTCGAGGACCTCCTGAGCGATGAGGGCTGGAAAGAGAGGAAGGCAaaaaggccacacagccaggctTGCCCCTTGGCGGCCCCAGGCCTTGGGCCCCATAGCCCAGAGCTACGCACTTCCTCCCTGGCTGCAGGCTGAGCAGAACCTGCAGTGAGTCCAGACTGAAATCACTTTCCCTCTGGGGTGGCTGTCCTCAGAGCTcaatcagccatgctgtgctacaGCCACTTGACTCTGGGGGTTTGGTCCATAATGCAGTGACACCTATGGGTCATCTCTGGGGCCTCTGGAGCACTGAAGAGCCAACCAGTCATTTCTCTCAAAGGGTCTTGAGCATGGTTGGTACCTAATAAAGACTGTCGGACTGGCGGCCACAGGGCCAAGTATTGAAATTCTGGGACTGAGAAGACTTTGTCAAGGGAAGCCATTTCCATAATGCCTTTCGTCAACTAGGCTGAAGTCAGCACCATGGGTATTTCATTTTCAGAGGACAAGATGAGCCTCATGTCCTAGATTCTTAACCCCAATGGAAATTCGGTGTCTCTTGAAACAAAGGACTTGAGCTAACGGTCCTACGGAAGACTTAGGACATACGAGTGTCTAAATCATATCAAGTAAATACTGGTTCTCTGCAGGATGCCAGACTTTGGTTTCCCAAgacattttctcttctccaacCAAACAGTCCAATCCCTTTGTATAGGTCATCAGCTGAGTTCATGAGCTAGCACAGGCCACAAGGAAATTTCATTCTCAGTCTTTACAGAACTCACTGAGGCAAAAATACTCTGGTGTGCAACTGAAGGGAGATGGCTGTTCATCCAAAGACTCTAGGAGCCCCCTTCTGAGAAGCCACCAATGGCTTCCATTAAAATTTTTAGCTTCTGAGGGCATGCCCCTACAGGATAAATGGACTTCTTCAATGAATGCTTTGGAAACCTGTTTAGAACCACAAAGACCACATATCAAGCCCAAATGTTGACCTGGGGGCTCCATTAAGGATTGCAGTCCCCAGACTGAAAGGCATCTTGGGAGATTCTCTTTCCAACCCTCTTTGCACTCCCCTTTTAGAAACAAAGGACTGACCCTCAGAGAGGGCAAATGACCCTACTCAGTGGCAGCGAGGACAAACACCTAGGATCCTTGAAGACAGGGCCTTCCTATGGTACCACTCTATCTCTAGATGCAGAGTGAATATTAAGGACAAATTTGTCCACAACATCTAGAGAACACTTATCACCAAAATCCCTGTCCTATCCTCTCCTGTGTGATGAGGATGACTTTCATTTGGGTTTTGTCCCATTCCACACCCAGACTCTCATCTATTTTCAAATACACAGTGATGAGTATCTTCACATTGGTTTCCTTACTCACGTCTAGCTAAACGAGTAGGAATTTTCCTTGGGAGTGAGTCTGTGTAAAGGAGGCCCTTTGAAAAGTATCTAACTCAAGAGCATACAAAATTATTCAATGGACCTACCATCCAGGTAATGGCAGGGGAGGAACACACAGGTCAGGGGTGGAGGTGGACTTCAGGCAAGGAGAGCATGGCTGGCTCAGGGGAATGAGTCAGTGAAATGCTTTGtctcaacagaacagaatagatgCTGAAACCCCCAAATGAAGGAATTAAAAGGGGAAGTACTAGAGGAGATCCAATTTGGAAGTGAGAGGCCAGAAATCTGGCAGAGCAGAAGCCAAACCACTCTAAAGCAGAAAGGAAATAGGGCTTTAGAGGAAGCCTCCAGGGAGGCTGTATCCGAGAAGCTGGGTAAGGTGATTTGAAAAGGGCACATGCAGGTGTTCCCAAAGTGAGCTCATCCAGGGCAACCAGAAGAGTTTCTATGGCGAAGAAATGGAAACTAAAGACAATCCTACTGTGATTTGGAGAGGGATGAGATTTGGGGGCAAGTAGAGTTCAAGAGGAGACTCCCTCCCAAGCACAGTGGAGGATGTGGCCATCCACCGTCACGCCGGTGCTGTGGGTAACACTGTCTGAGGTGCTTTGGGTGACACTGAGGTTGAGGATCATCAGAAGCACTCCCACTGTGCTCCAGCACAGCACTACTCTGGGGACAACTTGACCCAGGGGCAAGACTCCTTGTTTGTGTCCATCTGAGCAGGACCAACCaaccagcaggagcagcaggaagaGACCAAAGCAAGAAGTGGGGtcgagaggaagaaagagggggCTATCAACCCAGACTAGGCAAATAAGCCTGCTAGGGACCACCGTCTACTGGGAAGCACAGTCCCCCAAGGGTCCATCTGACCCGCCTGGTCTTGGTGGGAGCCAAGCTAGGACTAACCAGGGCCAGGCCCTTGAGCACACCAGAGAGGTCAGCAACAGGTCCCCCAACCCGTCTttaggggtgggagtggagatAGGATCATGCTTTCTCAACCCatccagggcccagccccatgaAACAATGTGCCTGGTGACTGACCGGAGTCTTTTCTGGGAACTTGAACCAGAAGTTTCTCTCcttttagaaaagagagaagctgggacactgcatccctcccctcccccacacttgGCCAGGGCTCCTGCTCCAGACCAGCTGTGAGCCACCCTTGTGACATCATGTGACAACTAAAGAGAACGATGACTTAAGCACCCGGTTGCCCCACTATAGAGACTCTAGAATTTTGTGGACAGTATTTACTGGGCATCCCCACCCTGACCAAAGGCATTTCTGATCTGAGAGTTCAGTGATTTGGTCTCGGACAGAAAATGCTCGTGACCTAGACTAGCTCCATGGCTAGTCAGAGTACCGACCAGATAGATGAAGTCAAGCAGGCCCCATCAGGTGACGGAGAGCCAGCAACAGAGGTCCCATCTAATTCATCCCTGGATCCAAATCTGGATTCAAGGGAGATTTTGGAGACCCACAGTGACCAAGCCATAAGCCAAGATCCAGGCCCCCAAGACAACCCGCGAccacaggatccaaaccaaggCACCGTCCACGTGGAAGAAAACCACCACCTTCTCGGGCTCTCCTTCCCAAGAAAGCTTTGGATGGTAGCTGAGGACGACGCCTTCACGTCTGTGCGCTGGAATGACGAGGGAGACACCGTGATCATTGAAGAGGATCTTTTCCAGAGGGAGATTCTTCACCAGAGAGGCCCAGGGAGAATTTTTGAAACAGACAGCTTGAAGAGTTTTATCCGCCAACTGAATCTCTACGGCTTCAGCAAAATTCGTCCAAACGACCCTTCGCTTCACTCTTCATTCTCAGGGAACAAGAGAATCATGGTAAAGTAGAGCGTCCTTCTGTTTCCCATGTTCTCCGTCCCTCGAACATCTTCCTAGTAGACCAAGATGAATGATGCACTGAAAGGGCTTAATTTCTGAGGATAACTTTTTTTCACCTGAGACTTTACTTATGGAAAGATGAGAAGGTATAGTTGTTCCTATGAAACGACAACCCCCTCAGAGGTAATCTGCAGGTGTGACAAAAGACTCTGAGAGGTTACTTAATGTCAAGGAGATAGATGCACCTTAACCTAGGTATTATGTATGTTGAGTGAGCTCAGGTTCCAGGGCAAAATGAAACTTGCCAGCAAGTTAAAAAGATCTTTTCTCCCCAGGAAAACAAGACCATTCTGATTGTGGGGGGGGTGGTGTGAATATTTGCTCCCAGGATGACTAACAGGATTGATTTCATTTCAGATGTACCGTAACTCCAAATTTCAGAAAGACAAGCCTCTGCTCATCGAGAACATTCGGAGAAGAGGCGACCTGAGAATTATCGCTCAGCCTGGGACCAGCGCAACAActccaaagagaaagaagcaggtaGCAGCTACGAGGCGCTCCCCACGAATCCGTCACAATGAACCCACCAAAGCAGCTGACGAAATGGCCCAGAAGGAAGCCCCTAAAGCTCAGGGAACCAGTGGCAATTGGTGGTTCTTGTGTTCTGATATCTGTTCTGTGAGATGTGCCCTGGAAAATGGTCGCCGAAGTGAGCCAGGCAGCCCAAGTGGGGAGGGCACGTCCAGGAATAGTATGTTTGTGCCCCTGGCTACTGCTGGAAGGGAGGGCGCAGGGGAACCACCCACCAGCCCCCCACATTACCCAGATCATGATTCGGTGATGTCCTTATACAACACCTGTTATTCCATCCTGCTGGCTGCCCTTTCAGTGATGTCCTCAAATGAGGCCCCTGACGAGGACGAGGAGCACAAGGGCTCCTCAGATTACAAATGTGTACTTTGTGAGCACTGCAAGGACAATCCAGGTCCCTAAGCTCACAGATGACCAGTGACAGATAAAAACGACTGTTTATAACCATGATGCAAAATTCTGAGAGAGTAAATAAAGAATCTAATGAGAATTGTAACCCGGTGTTCTTTCTAACTTGTGATACTACACACACCTCCTCAGATAAGCCTGAGGAGGCTGGAAATCCTGGTCCCAAACAGGCTTTGGTCCCCACTGTCCTCTCATTTAAAGAACCAGCGTTTTCACACATTCAGCCAAGGACTTGGCTAGGGAGTATCAAGGCAAGCCCAGGAAGATCTCGTTCCCTGAGCCTGGCCTAGTGGTCAGGACACAGAACAGCCTGACTGTTGACCTTGGGGCTATCATCTAACACTATTCATGCATCTTGAAACAGGAGAGTCTTTCCTCATGGGTCCCCCTAAGATGCCAGAAAGTTTCTGATCAGCAGCTGAATGTCTCTTGACCAAGAGCCAGGGGTCTTCCAAAGAGGTCCACCTAAAAGTAGGGCCACCTCATTTGCCGAGGGATGTCCAACCACTGCCTGGTTTAGCCCATCATGCTCATAGGTAACAACCATTAGAAATTTTCCCAAtaaacgacaaaaaaaaacaaaacaaagaaaaagactttcTATAAAATAAACAATGCTACTTATCACTTTTCCGAAAGAGCTGTATTTAGGCTCCTTTCTTCACACATGAAGTGGCTGTGCAACATGTCTAACACTCATGCCCCATGAGCCAAGGGACACTTTTACAACAGAGCAAGAGTCTTCTGCAAGGACAGACAGGTGCTCTGTTTCCAAGTCTGAGGTCCTCTTCATCAGGAATGAGGCCATCCAGGGCTGGTCACTCTCCAGCAATCACTCAGCGCCCGCTCCCAGCCTCCACACAACATCCCCTGGATGCTGTGCAAAcactctatgagtttgactagaACAAAGAGAGGGGAGAACACTAACGATTCCTCTTAAAACGTATTTTTTGGTCAATCCAGAAATCAGCTGGACCAAAATGAGTGGCAGTGCCAAGAACTCTCTGGCagctttccctttttcctgaaggTCAAAGTCCTTGAGACTGTCACCGAGCCCAGAGATGTGCAAGGAAAGTCCCGCTCCCCCATCCCTGCATCTGAGTGGAGAAGCTGTTTACATGAACAGCACATAGTGGGTAGCGCGTTCCCCTGCGGTGCCAATCCACACGGAACCCGATTTCCACGTCCTCCGTTTGACGACGAGCTGCTGGGTCATGATTTAGCTGGTCTCTCGGTGACCTTCCTCTGAGGAGCCCACGCTCGTCAGGCCTCCTCCCCCAAGGGGATCAGGTGCTCTGGGATGTCTACCTGGAAGACATCCTTTCCGCCTTTCCTGGGGATGGGCTCCAGCAGCCACCTGGGGTTTGAAAGCACCGTCAGGAACTTCTGCTTCAGGTTGGTCAGCACGGCTTGATTTTCCAGTTCCACAACCTCATCAGGATCTAAGTTTTCTGGACACTGCAAAGTTTCCCCAATGTCAACGAGCCCTGTACACAAAGAGAGAAGCACAGAGATGTTTTTCCTTCCATAAACCAGGGCCTGCCTGTCAGAGAACATGGGTATTCAAAGTTACAGCCATCAGAGACTAAGATGATATCGCCCAATGGACACGGAGTGAAGTGGGTCACTCTGAATGAGCACTTCTGACGTGCCAAACTCTGTCCGCAGGATTCTGGGAGAGGCCGAGGGAGGGACAATCAGGAGGAGAGGGTCCTGTCCTCAACAACCCCACCAAAATAACAGGCAGATCCCAGTCAGACTGCTGAGGGCAGCAGGTACAGATCACAAGGGCCCCGGCCCCTGCAGGGAAATTGGAGGCCCTCGGGTCCCCAAGCACTTCACCAGGTGACCGGAACTGATGTGGGACCTCAACCACTGAGGGGTCAGGGGACTTGCCCAGTATGCAGCGGCCACTGGGGGTGGGACAGGCACATAAAGCCAGGCAGGCAGCCTGAGTCCAGAGGCCAGTCCAACCCGCTCTGTGTGCTGTGCTGCATCTCATGGACTCTGCCACACGCATGCACGCAcaagcacatatacacacaggcaAACCCCACATGCAGACTCGGACCTCATCCTGCCTCTTGAATCACAAATGGGAACGGAGGCCCAGGATGGAGAAAGGGTTCACCCTGGGTTGTGGAACCTCAGCCTGCCAACCCTCAGCCAAGTGCCCCTTGCTGCCCCTCTGAAGGTGTGTTGCTGAAAGAAACCACATAGCCCACACATGCAGCAGTTCAACAGAAAACAAGCCACCAATCTCCAGAGCAAGGTCCCGGGGGCAGCCCTGGGAGGTGTCTGAGCAGTGGTCGGCACAGCAGCACTTGCCAGCTATCACTCCACGGCCGTACTTTTCCCCTTCCTGGAGCAAGGCCTGAATCTGAGCGGGGGTCCTCCCCAGCCTCTCCACCAGCAGCTCCCTCCAGGCTGCGTCTTCCCAGTCCCTGTGAGCAATGTGGATGGCGATGGTACAGTCCCGGTGGCTGCTCAGCAGGGGACGCCAACGCGTCTCCACAGTCTTGACTCCATTTAAGACAAAACCTGCATAGGGCTGCCGGAAGGAGAGGCAGCTGAACTTCATCTCCCCAGAGCTCCTTGGGCCTCACATGGCCTGTGGAAACGCAGAACCGCAATGTCAATAAACCTCACGCACCGGCACTCCAAGCTCATGGCCCGTGGGCCTGACCTCTCCCCAGCGTCCCCAAGGTGCCCTGAAACCCCACTGACCTGGACGGTGGAGTAGCGGAGAGTGCTGCTTCCTCCTTTCAATCACCAGACAGTCAGTTGACAGGCCTGACGGAAGAGGCTGGCCACTGGGATGACTCGCCCGTCACATGGAGTCTTTGGGGAGCTCTCGGAGCAGGTTGGGGACAGCTAGAGAAAGGCACAGCCAGGACAGCACGTGGTCAGTTGTACAACAGAGGTCACTGAGCCCCAGggcagcacagaggagggagggagggagggccccTTGGCTTCACAGCACAGTGGGCTGGCTCTAGCCCTCTCCCAGCACAGACAAAGACAGTCCTGGGCTATGCTTCTTCTtctgccacccccacccactcCAACCCTCTCTGCTTCCTGGCACTGCCACTGCCAAGGCACCGCAGGTCCCAAATCTCCCGGCCCCTACCACAGGGCTGCTACCAGAAATCCTTGCTATCCAACCTCAGCTGGGCCCAGCGGATGCCCTCGATCTCAGATGGCCCTGTCAAGTGTCTCCTCCCGACTGACCCCTTTGGCTGCTATCCTCCTCCAACCCCTTCTTGCACCACTGCACTCCGCTGTCAGCAGGAGTCCCAAGCTGAGAGAAACGAATCATGAGAGCAAGAACGATCGGCAGCAATGTGCAGGCACCATCTCCATGCCAGGCCCTGGGATGGGCACGATCCACGGATCATAGAATTCAACCCTCAAATTACCGGGTAGGGGCACTGCTACTGTCAC
It encodes:
- the HSFX4 gene encoding heat shock transcription factor, X-linked member 4 — protein: MASQSTDQIDEVKQAPSGDGEPATEVPSNSSLDPNLDSREILETHSDQAISQDPGPQDNPRPQDPNQGTVHVEENHHLLGLSFPRKLWMVAEDDAFTSVRWNDEGDTVIIEEDLFQREILHQRGPGRIFETDSLKSFIRQLNLYGFSKIRPNDPSLHSSFSGNKRIMMYRNSKFQKDKPLLIENIRRRGDLRIIAQPGTSATTPKRKKQVAATRRSPRIRHNEPTKAADEMAQKEAPKAQGTSGNWWFLCSDICSVRCALENGRRSEPGSPSGEGTSRNSMFVPLATAGREGAGEPPTSPPHYPDHDSVMSLYNTCYSILLAALSVMSSNEAPDEDEEHKGSSDYKCVLCEHCKDNPGP
- the LOC138921856 gene encoding protein EOLA1; translated protein: MKFSCLSFRQPYAGFVLNGVKTVETRWRPLLSSHRDCTIAIHIAHRDWEDAAWRELLVERLGRTPAQIQALLQEGEKYGRGVIAGLVDIGETLQCPENLDPDEVVELENQAVLTNLKQKFLTVLSNPRWLLEPIPRKGGKDVFQVDIPEHLIPLGEEA